A stretch of Chaetodon auriga isolate fChaAug3 chromosome 21, fChaAug3.hap1, whole genome shotgun sequence DNA encodes these proteins:
- the cops9 gene encoding COP9 signalosome complex subunit 9, with amino-acid sequence MKPAVDEMFPEGAGPYVDLDEAGGSSGLLMDLAANEKAVHSDFFNDFEDLFDDDDLQ; translated from the exons ATGAAACCCGCGGTGGATGAGATGTTTCCCGAAGGAGCTGGACCGTACGTGGATCTGGACGAGGCAG GAGGCAGCAGCGGTTTGCTAATGGACCTGGCAGCCAATGAAAAAGCAGTGCACTCTGATTTCTTTAACG ACTTTGAGGATCTGTTCGACGACGATGACCTCCAGTGA